A region from the Acidobacteriota bacterium genome encodes:
- a CDS encoding prepilin-type N-terminal cleavage/methylation domain-containing protein: MKRQRGFSLIELLIVVAIILIIASIAIPNLLRARINANETSAVGSIRAINSGMISYMSSYPTVGFPATLSALGGTNCAPPSPASACLIDTQLATGSKSGYNFTLVGVSGTPASTYQVIGAPAVANQTGVRYFCSFADSVVRASVTPIAACDYTTTPLQ; the protein is encoded by the coding sequence ATGAAGAGACAAAGAGGTTTTTCACTCATCGAGTTGCTGATCGTGGTTGCGATCATCCTGATCATTGCCTCGATCGCCATCCCGAACCTTTTACGCGCTCGCATCAATGCCAATGAAACATCGGCCGTGGGTTCGATTCGCGCCATTAACTCCGGCATGATTTCCTACATGTCTTCGTATCCGACGGTCGGTTTTCCGGCCACGCTCAGCGCGCTCGGCGGTACTAATTGTGCTCCGCCCAGCCCAGCCAGTGCTTGCTTGATCGATACGCAGCTCGCGACCGGCAGCAAGAGTGGATACAACTTCACACTCGTGGGTGTGAGTGGAACTCCAGCCTCGACTTATCAGGTGATCGGAGCCCCGGCCGTTGCTAACCAGACTGGTGTGCGATATTTCTGTTCTTTCGCGGATAGCGTTGTGCGCGCTTCGGTCACTCCGATCGCAGCCTGCGACTACACGACGACGCCCTTACAGTAG
- a CDS encoding molybdopterin-dependent oxidoreductase, whose protein sequence is MATTHDLRAGLDQKIIAFSVNGHGVSICTPPMQRLSRVLREDLGLTGTKVGCDAGDCGACTVLLDGDPVCACLVAAGQVDGCEVTTIEGLHQSPVGMRLQQAFLHHGAAQCGACTPGMLIAAAALLETKRAPSEAEVMDAIGGVLCRCTGYRKIVSAILDSQSSGTDEVSPPAGGAVGQRLVRLDGKKKVEGSEVFGADEVPAGALSVRVIRSPYHRARFEFGDLDEFVRTHPGIEAVLTAKDVPGKDCYGVIPRFADQPVFAHQEARHRGEAVAAIVGATEVVEALDPAKFPITWSELPALKEIDEALATGAPRIHEGREDNVLVRGRVVRGDVDRALADAAITAEGEYETGFVEHAYIEPEAGFARRVGDGIEIQACTQAPYMDRADIATILGIAPEKVRIIPTAVGGGFGSKLDLSVQPFLALAAWHLGKPVRMVYSRTESILSTTKRHPARMRLRAGCSRDGKLLALDFSADFNTGAYSSWGPTVSARVPVHASGPYYVPHYRALTRAVHTNLVPAGAFRGFGVPQAAIAQEQLYDELADRVGMDRLEFRILNALDNQTPTVTGQVMGAGVGIRACLEALRPRWQAARTEAAAFNSNTDAPLRRGVGVAGMWYGCGNTSLPNPSTVRIGLKRDGRIALHQGAVDIGQGSNTIVTQICADALGAPIDCFDLLSGDTAITPDCGKTSASRQTFVTGKAAHMAGTQLRNSIRALAKRSESANIRFEEGRVVLEDGDNSHVLDLAGLPLDQHGYVITAEATFDPPTSPLDQDGQGSPYAVFGYGAHMAEIEVDIELGTVRVLNITAAHDVGKAINPTLIEGQIEGGVAQGLGMALMEEFFPGKGENLHDYLIPSAGDIPPIESILIEDPSPVGPFGAKGIGEQAVIPTAPAILNALHDAAGIRLRKIPATPDRVRAAILAQSKMGGKVG, encoded by the coding sequence ATGGCGACAACCCACGACCTACGCGCGGGACTCGACCAGAAAATAATCGCGTTCTCCGTGAACGGACACGGTGTTTCGATCTGTACTCCACCGATGCAACGCCTCTCGCGCGTGCTGCGCGAGGATCTTGGGCTGACCGGGACCAAGGTTGGCTGCGACGCAGGTGATTGCGGAGCCTGCACCGTCCTGCTCGACGGCGATCCCGTGTGCGCGTGCCTGGTGGCGGCGGGGCAAGTTGACGGATGTGAAGTCACCACCATCGAAGGATTGCACCAATCGCCAGTCGGAATGCGGCTGCAGCAGGCATTCCTGCATCATGGTGCTGCCCAGTGTGGAGCGTGTACTCCGGGCATGCTGATTGCTGCCGCGGCGCTGCTTGAAACAAAAAGGGCACCCAGCGAAGCTGAGGTTATGGACGCCATCGGCGGCGTTTTATGCCGATGCACCGGCTATCGCAAGATTGTCTCTGCCATTCTTGATTCGCAATCGTCAGGCACGGATGAAGTCTCGCCGCCAGCTGGTGGCGCGGTCGGCCAGCGACTAGTCCGCCTCGACGGAAAGAAGAAAGTCGAAGGCAGCGAGGTTTTTGGCGCGGACGAAGTGCCCGCCGGAGCGCTATCAGTTCGAGTGATCCGCAGCCCTTACCATCGTGCGCGATTTGAGTTTGGGGATCTCGACGAATTCGTTCGGACGCATCCGGGAATCGAGGCCGTCCTCACCGCAAAAGACGTGCCTGGTAAAGACTGCTATGGAGTGATTCCGCGTTTCGCCGACCAGCCAGTGTTTGCGCACCAGGAAGCGCGTCACCGGGGTGAAGCCGTTGCGGCCATCGTGGGAGCAACAGAAGTTGTCGAAGCTCTCGACCCGGCAAAATTTCCGATCACATGGAGCGAACTGCCCGCCCTCAAAGAAATCGACGAAGCCCTGGCAACAGGAGCGCCGCGCATCCACGAGGGGCGCGAAGACAACGTGCTGGTGCGGGGACGAGTTGTCCGCGGAGATGTTGACCGGGCACTCGCCGACGCTGCCATTACTGCCGAAGGCGAATACGAGACTGGCTTCGTCGAGCACGCTTACATCGAACCCGAAGCAGGCTTCGCGCGGCGCGTTGGCGACGGAATCGAAATTCAGGCGTGCACGCAGGCGCCATACATGGACCGCGCCGACATCGCGACCATTCTCGGGATCGCTCCGGAAAAGGTCCGTATCATTCCCACTGCAGTCGGCGGAGGTTTCGGGTCGAAGCTCGATTTGTCAGTCCAGCCGTTCCTCGCGCTGGCAGCGTGGCATCTCGGGAAGCCGGTACGGATGGTCTATTCACGCACCGAGTCAATCCTCTCGACGACCAAGCGGCATCCTGCAAGAATGCGTCTGCGGGCGGGTTGCTCGCGGGACGGCAAGTTGCTCGCTCTCGATTTCTCCGCTGATTTCAACACCGGAGCGTATTCTTCGTGGGGTCCGACCGTATCGGCACGAGTTCCCGTGCATGCTTCTGGTCCTTATTATGTTCCGCACTACAGGGCGCTGACCCGGGCCGTGCACACGAACCTGGTGCCAGCCGGGGCGTTTCGCGGCTTCGGAGTGCCGCAGGCGGCCATCGCGCAAGAGCAACTCTATGATGAACTCGCGGATCGTGTGGGCATGGATCGACTGGAGTTTCGCATCCTGAATGCACTCGACAATCAGACTCCCACCGTCACTGGACAGGTGATGGGAGCGGGCGTCGGCATTCGCGCTTGCCTGGAAGCCTTGCGTCCACGATGGCAGGCTGCGCGGACTGAGGCGGCGGCGTTCAACTCCAACACCGATGCACCGCTGCGTCGCGGCGTGGGAGTGGCGGGCATGTGGTATGGCTGCGGCAACACTTCCCTTCCCAACCCTTCCACGGTTCGTATCGGATTGAAGCGCGACGGACGAATCGCACTGCACCAGGGGGCGGTGGACATTGGGCAAGGATCGAACACGATCGTCACGCAGATTTGCGCTGACGCGCTCGGCGCGCCCATTGATTGCTTTGACCTACTCTCCGGCGACACCGCGATCACTCCCGACTGCGGCAAGACTTCCGCATCGCGCCAGACATTCGTCACCGGCAAAGCCGCGCACATGGCGGGGACACAGTTGCGCAACTCGATCCGTGCGCTTGCTAAGCGTTCCGAGAGCGCGAATATTCGCTTCGAGGAAGGCCGCGTCGTCCTTGAAGACGGAGACAACTCTCACGTGCTCGATCTCGCCGGCTTGCCGCTCGATCAGCATGGATACGTGATCACTGCCGAAGCTACGTTCGATCCGCCTACGAGTCCGCTCGACCAGGATGGGCAAGGATCTCCGTATGCCGTGTTCGGGTATGGTGCACACATGGCTGAAATTGAGGTGGACATCGAACTCGGCACGGTGCGCGTTCTGAACATTACGGCGGCACATGATGTAGGCAAGGCGATCAACCCGACCCTGATCGAAGGACAGATTGAAGGCGGTGTGGCGCAAGGTCTGGGCATGGCGCTGATGGAGGAATTCTTCCCTGGCAAGGGCGAGAATCTTCACGACTACCTGATTCCTTCCGCCGGGGATATTCCGCCGATCGAATCAATCCTGATCGAAGATCCCTCGCCGGTCGGCCCGTTTGGAGCGAAAGGGATTGGCGAACAGGCCGTGATTCCAACTGCTCCCGCGATCCTGAATGCATTGCACGATGCGGCAGGAATTCGTTTACGTAAGATTCCAGCGACGCCGGACCGAGTACGGGCGGCGATTCTGGCTCAATCGAAAATGGGAGGCAAAGTTGGCTGA
- a CDS encoding TonB-dependent receptor — MCQKLIASLLFLLCGISLVFGQGSYTAQIRGTITDPSGALVHAALITITNNATGISVTAHSNEEGLYILTGLRPAMYTLKVEATGFRAVERRDVVLAVSQDTTVNFALNPLTVTETVIVTGAPPLLDTESAAIGTDVTNEYVRDIPLYNRSLFGLVYLAGGVTETSGSGINDNYPSGTNFVSNGQRNATAEIRLDGSPLTAPEQGEGGNTNVYYTPSVEIVQEFKVQNNSFAAEFGNNGGTVVNLVLRQGGNKFHGAGWWFGQRPQFDSRDFFNNGEKPDHIRDQYGLAFSGPIVKNKTFFFFDIEKLRQSDPVNLEGYVPTDLMRQGDFSELLALDSPVTIFDPKNISCGEGGCTRAPFETPNVIPQDQIDPIGQNIINLYPEPNVADAVFPDPNFRKVLLSTAPYWQYDIKLDHQISQNHKINGRYSHNHSEFTVPTVLGNDGDGVIYLTSVHNVGLEYNWAVKPTMLFSSRLSLDRVVAPGISNHYPTLESVGFPAILASNGLHRMPTIQTSGEGLNLFDQCCVDTNFAHTLWTYSAALQWSAGKHSIKFGGEQREFFNNFWQPNNPTGLFDVSRDVTTSQPNAGLGDANEGFSFATLLTGFAYGGNINIIPAVADKSQETAFFVQDDFKVTPKLTVNLGLRYEWSTPYTERFDRSQFSNFTGDSGINVPGIGEIMGTTNFAGGSRRSAPIDRNNFAPRFGFAYQLGSNTVLRGGLGVFYGMNVATNFQYAGTAFRKSAQIKFTKDNYQTQFGSFADPFPSGLSPAQGNKYGPLAQWGFDNGNDLGTQTARNAEIYQWNLGVQHLFPWGIVLGADYSANRSTHLPWAGTNSTRNRNFLSSAVRNQLVEDLNPSHDPESNAVSDFLNTNVDNPFRCLFNTVDAQGNPCAAAPIFGEADSIYNDAQIPQLNLVRPYPQFDGAFTGLPLLGATSTYHSLQIRFQKRTSHNLSFEGNYTLSKATDDSSSGSNAWIGNLQFDNPQILDNLKAEHGISSNDATHRFVLAAVYGLPFGRGRLIGTEMNRVADAIVGGWSLNTVMTLQTGQPIAIQMASGRLTDGNQRPNVTCPNLRTGINFYQAAATGAPYLNENCFADPGDNIAGNAPRHFSNLRGPGIRNLDLSLSKEFQIREDMKLQIRAEMFNATNTPRFAFPNAGWELGGSFGKVESTTGNFRKMQFGARFQF, encoded by the coding sequence ATGTGCCAAAAACTGATCGCCTCCCTGCTGTTTCTCCTCTGCGGAATTTCTCTCGTTTTCGGTCAGGGCAGCTACACCGCCCAGATTCGCGGAACGATTACGGATCCGTCGGGCGCGCTGGTTCACGCCGCGTTGATCACGATCACCAACAATGCCACCGGCATTAGCGTAACCGCCCACAGCAACGAGGAAGGGTTGTATATCCTGACCGGGCTGCGTCCAGCGATGTACACGCTGAAGGTCGAGGCCACGGGTTTCCGCGCCGTCGAGAGAAGAGATGTCGTGCTCGCGGTCAGCCAGGATACAACGGTCAATTTCGCCCTGAATCCGCTCACGGTCACAGAGACCGTCATTGTGACGGGCGCGCCTCCTCTACTCGATACCGAAAGTGCAGCCATCGGCACGGACGTGACCAACGAATACGTCCGCGACATCCCCCTGTACAACCGGAGCTTGTTTGGTCTGGTGTACCTGGCGGGCGGCGTGACGGAAACGAGTGGTTCCGGGATCAACGACAATTACCCGTCGGGCACAAACTTTGTATCGAATGGCCAACGGAACGCGACTGCCGAAATTCGGCTTGATGGCAGCCCACTGACGGCGCCGGAACAGGGCGAGGGCGGAAACACCAATGTGTACTACACCCCCTCGGTCGAAATCGTGCAGGAATTCAAGGTTCAGAACAATAGTTTCGCGGCTGAGTTTGGAAACAACGGCGGCACGGTCGTGAACCTTGTGCTTCGGCAGGGCGGCAACAAGTTCCACGGGGCAGGCTGGTGGTTCGGACAGCGCCCGCAGTTTGACTCACGTGATTTCTTCAACAATGGAGAGAAGCCCGATCACATCCGCGACCAGTACGGACTAGCCTTCAGCGGGCCGATCGTCAAGAACAAGACATTCTTCTTCTTCGACATCGAAAAGCTCCGCCAGAGCGACCCCGTGAACCTGGAAGGGTATGTTCCAACCGACTTGATGAGACAAGGTGACTTTTCCGAGTTGCTGGCACTCGATAGTCCAGTTACGATTTTCGATCCGAAGAACATATCGTGCGGCGAGGGTGGCTGCACGCGTGCTCCGTTCGAAACGCCGAATGTAATTCCGCAAGATCAAATCGATCCGATCGGCCAAAATATCATCAACCTGTATCCGGAACCGAACGTGGCGGATGCCGTGTTCCCCGATCCCAACTTCCGCAAGGTCTTGTTGAGTACCGCGCCGTACTGGCAATACGACATCAAACTCGATCACCAGATTAGCCAGAACCACAAGATCAATGGCCGCTACAGCCACAATCATTCGGAATTCACAGTTCCGACTGTGCTGGGCAATGACGGCGATGGCGTGATCTATCTCACCAGCGTGCACAACGTGGGCTTGGAGTACAACTGGGCGGTCAAGCCGACGATGTTGTTCTCGAGCCGGCTCAGCCTGGACCGGGTTGTCGCTCCGGGAATCTCAAACCACTACCCGACGCTCGAAAGCGTAGGTTTCCCAGCGATTCTGGCGTCGAACGGGTTACATCGCATGCCGACGATCCAAACGTCGGGAGAAGGTCTCAATTTATTCGATCAATGCTGCGTGGATACGAACTTCGCTCACACCCTGTGGACTTATTCAGCGGCATTGCAGTGGTCTGCGGGTAAACATTCGATCAAGTTCGGCGGTGAACAGCGCGAGTTCTTCAACAACTTCTGGCAGCCCAACAATCCGACTGGACTGTTCGACGTCTCCCGCGACGTGACCACATCGCAACCCAACGCAGGCTTGGGCGATGCGAACGAAGGGTTCTCCTTTGCCACGCTGCTGACAGGATTTGCCTACGGCGGAAATATCAACATTATCCCGGCGGTAGCGGACAAATCACAGGAGACGGCTTTCTTCGTGCAGGATGACTTTAAGGTCACTCCCAAGCTCACCGTCAACCTGGGATTGCGGTACGAGTGGAGCACCCCTTATACCGAACGGTTCGATCGCTCGCAGTTCAGTAATTTCACCGGGGATTCAGGAATTAACGTGCCCGGAATTGGCGAAATCATGGGCACGACGAATTTTGCCGGCGGTTCCAGGCGATCGGCCCCCATCGATCGAAACAATTTCGCCCCCCGGTTCGGCTTTGCTTACCAGTTGGGATCCAACACCGTTTTGCGCGGCGGATTGGGCGTGTTCTATGGCATGAACGTGGCCACGAACTTCCAGTACGCTGGCACGGCCTTCCGCAAGTCGGCCCAGATCAAATTCACGAAGGATAACTACCAGACGCAATTCGGGTCGTTTGCCGATCCATTCCCGAGCGGTTTGTCGCCGGCGCAGGGGAACAAGTATGGGCCGCTGGCACAGTGGGGATTCGACAATGGCAACGATCTGGGGACACAGACGGCGCGCAACGCGGAAATCTACCAGTGGAATTTGGGAGTGCAGCACTTGTTCCCATGGGGCATTGTGCTGGGGGCAGACTACTCCGCGAATCGCAGCACCCATCTACCGTGGGCGGGAACGAACAGCACACGCAATCGTAATTTCCTGTCTTCGGCTGTCCGCAACCAGTTGGTAGAGGACCTCAACCCGTCGCACGACCCAGAGAGCAATGCGGTCTCGGATTTCCTGAACACGAATGTGGATAACCCTTTCCGCTGTCTGTTCAATACTGTGGATGCGCAGGGCAATCCTTGCGCCGCGGCGCCGATCTTTGGCGAGGCGGACTCGATCTACAACGACGCCCAGATTCCGCAGTTGAACCTGGTGCGGCCGTATCCCCAGTTCGACGGCGCGTTCACGGGGCTGCCGCTCTTGGGAGCAACATCCACGTATCACTCGCTGCAGATCCGGTTCCAGAAACGAACCAGCCACAACCTGAGCTTCGAGGGGAACTACACTCTTTCGAAGGCGACCGATGATTCTTCCTCAGGATCGAACGCGTGGATCGGGAATTTGCAGTTCGATAACCCGCAGATCCTCGACAATTTGAAAGCAGAACACGGGATCAGTTCCAACGATGCTACCCACCGCTTTGTTCTCGCCGCAGTCTACGGCCTGCCATTTGGCCGCGGGCGCTTGATCGGGACCGAGATGAATCGTGTGGCGGACGCGATTGTGGGGGGATGGTCGCTCAATACGGTCATGACCCTGCAAACCGGGCAGCCGATCGCCATTCAGATGGCAAGCGGGCGACTTACCGATGGCAATCAGCGGCCCAACGTGACTTGTCCAAACCTGCGGACTGGAATCAACTTCTACCAGGCGGCGGCAACGGGCGCACCGTACTTGAACGAGAACTGTTTCGCTGATCCCGGGGACAACATCGCGGGGAATGCACCCCGCCATTTCTCGAACCTGCGTGGCCCGGGGATTCGGAATCTGGATCTCTCCCTCTCGAAGGAGTTCCAAATCCGCGAGGACATGAAGTTGCAGATTCGAGCCGAGATGTTTAACGCAACCAACACCCCGCGCTTCGCGTTCCCAAATGCAGGCTGGGAACTTGGCGGAAGCTTCGGCAAAGTGGAATCGACCACGGGTAACTTCCGCAAGATGCAATTCGGAGCACGGTTCCAGTTCTAG
- the glgP gene encoding alpha-glucan family phosphorylase: MKSHKTLSLLYGGITSLDQHQEAVEDRELDVNFQGASRVLRLDEIANLAAEGGKPAETLMNVVALIARRFETDVCSAYLLEPDRANLVLAATLGLRRECIGTLRMGIHEGLAGLVAEQMRPVAVEEVKNHPRFKYFKESGEDAYHSFLGVPLIDRGILQGVLVVQTVAPRVFPEDEIRMLTAAATQVAPVVSEARTLDRFIAPSQERLWALARNLWWSWDHDSVGLFLDLNPLRWSALNHNPVSLLSEFPLAKLESRAAELALHSRINYAYRRLREYQEAERTWGARHAGILRTRPVAYFSAEFGLHESLPIYSGGLGVLAGDHIKSASDLDIPLVGVGLFYGQGYFLQRLDRSGWQREEYLETDVSQLPMETAIGKNGAPVVVQIDTRAGSIRAKVWRVKVGRCDLFLLDSDVEGNHPEDRTLTSRLYGGDRRIRIRQELLLGVGGLRALRAMGIQPGVLHLNEGHSGFAVLEAVRMRMEDEGISFERAVPRVSREVVFTTHTPVPAGHDRFEADLTEEHLGPLRDALGLSQQSFMGLGREDTNADETFCMTVLGLRMSRRANAVSALHGEVSRAMWTGLSPGKPEDSVPIGHITNGVHVPSWLAPQMFRLYDRHLGTGWHLRSSEAKIWEGIDNVDDGELWETHLNLRSRLLEFVRRRAVEQAARRDEPRETLQRLERILSPDALTIGFARRFATYKRANLILRDLEKLVSMVNDPKRPVQFVFAGKAHPHDEPGKRVLQQIAELMRDSQFGDRFAFVEDYDINVGRHFVQGVDVWLNNPRRPLEASGTSGQKVVLNGGLNLSVLDGWWAEAYDGLNGFAIGTGRTHSNMDVHDARDGDDLMRVLTDEVIPLFYNRDRDGLPRGWIKRMKRTIRTLGWRFNADRMVMDYTLNCYIPAAGGTSSDMRPSV; encoded by the coding sequence ATGAAATCCCATAAGACCCTAAGTTTGCTTTACGGAGGCATTACCAGTTTGGACCAACACCAGGAAGCAGTTGAGGATCGGGAGCTGGATGTGAATTTTCAAGGCGCAAGCCGCGTTCTCAGGCTGGACGAAATTGCCAATCTGGCGGCCGAGGGGGGCAAGCCCGCCGAAACCCTGATGAATGTCGTGGCCTTGATCGCGCGGCGATTTGAGACCGACGTTTGCTCGGCCTACTTGCTCGAGCCTGATCGCGCCAACCTGGTGCTGGCCGCGACGCTTGGATTACGCCGCGAGTGTATTGGCACGCTTCGCATGGGCATTCACGAAGGCTTGGCAGGACTGGTGGCAGAACAGATGCGCCCGGTCGCGGTCGAAGAGGTCAAGAATCATCCGCGGTTCAAGTATTTCAAGGAATCCGGAGAGGATGCCTATCATTCGTTCCTCGGTGTTCCGCTGATCGATCGTGGAATCTTGCAAGGCGTTCTGGTTGTCCAGACCGTGGCGCCCAGGGTCTTCCCGGAAGACGAAATTCGCATGCTGACCGCAGCAGCGACACAAGTCGCCCCAGTCGTCAGCGAAGCGCGCACGCTCGATCGTTTCATTGCTCCCTCGCAAGAACGGCTCTGGGCTTTGGCTCGCAACTTGTGGTGGAGTTGGGACCACGACTCGGTCGGGCTGTTCCTTGATCTCAACCCATTACGTTGGAGCGCTCTCAATCACAATCCCGTTTCCCTACTATCGGAATTTCCGCTGGCCAAGTTGGAGTCGCGAGCCGCTGAACTCGCTTTGCACAGCCGTATCAACTACGCGTATCGGCGCTTGCGGGAATATCAGGAGGCTGAGCGAACCTGGGGTGCACGGCATGCCGGCATTTTACGGACGCGCCCGGTTGCATATTTTTCCGCCGAGTTCGGGCTTCATGAATCTCTCCCGATCTACTCCGGTGGATTAGGAGTGTTGGCCGGGGATCACATCAAAAGCGCTTCCGATCTCGATATCCCGCTGGTCGGTGTCGGCCTGTTCTATGGCCAGGGATATTTCCTGCAACGGCTGGACCGTAGCGGCTGGCAGCGCGAGGAATATCTTGAAACGGACGTCAGCCAGTTGCCGATGGAAACCGCGATTGGCAAAAATGGTGCGCCGGTCGTCGTACAAATCGATACGCGTGCGGGATCGATTCGTGCAAAAGTCTGGCGTGTAAAAGTCGGACGCTGCGATCTCTTTCTGCTCGATTCCGACGTCGAAGGCAATCATCCCGAAGACAGAACGCTCACATCACGCCTGTATGGTGGCGATCGTCGCATCCGTATCCGGCAAGAATTGCTGCTCGGCGTAGGTGGCCTGCGCGCCTTGCGGGCGATGGGCATCCAGCCTGGGGTGCTCCATCTCAACGAAGGACATAGCGGGTTTGCCGTGCTCGAAGCGGTGCGCATGCGGATGGAAGACGAAGGCATCAGCTTTGAAAGAGCTGTGCCTCGCGTTTCCCGCGAAGTCGTTTTCACGACTCACACACCGGTCCCTGCCGGGCATGATCGCTTTGAGGCCGACCTGACTGAAGAACATCTTGGACCCCTGCGCGATGCGCTGGGTCTTTCGCAACAGAGCTTCATGGGGCTGGGTCGCGAAGATACCAATGCTGATGAAACCTTCTGTATGACCGTGTTGGGCTTGCGCATGTCGCGTCGCGCCAATGCAGTCTCCGCGCTGCACGGTGAGGTGTCACGCGCGATGTGGACTGGACTATCACCGGGCAAGCCCGAAGATAGTGTTCCCATCGGCCATATCACCAACGGAGTGCACGTCCCCTCGTGGCTGGCTCCGCAGATGTTCCGCCTCTACGACCGCCATCTTGGTACCGGATGGCATCTGCGCAGCAGTGAAGCCAAGATCTGGGAAGGAATCGATAACGTCGACGACGGCGAACTTTGGGAGACGCATCTTAACCTGCGATCGCGCCTGCTGGAGTTTGTGCGTCGTCGTGCTGTAGAGCAAGCGGCGCGCCGGGACGAACCACGAGAAACGCTTCAGAGACTCGAGCGTATTCTCAGCCCGGATGCACTCACCATCGGTTTTGCTCGCCGCTTCGCCACCTATAAGCGGGCCAATCTGATTTTGCGTGATCTTGAAAAGCTCGTATCGATGGTCAACGATCCAAAGCGGCCGGTCCAATTCGTGTTTGCGGGCAAGGCTCATCCTCACGATGAACCGGGAAAGCGCGTTCTCCAGCAAATTGCGGAACTGATGCGCGATTCGCAATTTGGCGATCGGTTCGCGTTCGTCGAAGACTACGACATCAACGTGGGACGACACTTCGTGCAAGGCGTTGACGTGTGGCTGAACAATCCACGCCGGCCGCTCGAGGCCTCTGGAACCAGCGGCCAGAAAGTGGTTCTCAATGGCGGGCTAAATCTCTCCGTCCTCGATGGCTGGTGGGCTGAGGCGTATGACGGTCTCAACGGCTTCGCCATCGGTACCGGCCGCACTCATTCCAATATGGATGTTCACGACGCGCGTGACGGTGATGACCTGATGCGCGTTCTCACGGACGAAGTGATCCCGCTTTTTTACAATCGCGATCGTGATGGCCTGCCGCGTGGTTGGATCAAACGTATGAAGCGCACGATCCGGACTCTCGGCTGGCGTTTCAACGCCGATCGCATGGTGATGGACTACACCCTGAACTGCTATATCCCCGCCGCTGGGGGGACTTCGAGCGACATGCGTCCCAGCGTTTAG
- a CDS encoding xanthine dehydrogenase family protein subunit M, which yields MYLRPKTLDEAVVQLALPGTQVLSGGTDFYPSLGDRVAQDPVMDISGIGELRGISSTASHIRIGGLTTWTDVIRAPLPRCFDALKSAAREVGSVQIQNRGTVAGNLCNASPAADGVPPLLALDAEIELTSSAATRRMPLAEFLVGNRKTLRRGDELLTAIWIPRTIEEAHSSFLKLGARRYLVISISMVAAIISTIGGRVETARIAVGSCSAVARRLHKLESDLSGASVRDGLSALVTPAHLAPLSPIADVRATAEYRLDASLTLAKRALDACVETR from the coding sequence TTGTATCTCAGGCCCAAAACCCTTGACGAAGCGGTGGTCCAACTTGCCCTGCCGGGAACTCAAGTCCTATCCGGCGGCACCGATTTCTATCCCTCGCTGGGGGATCGGGTCGCGCAAGACCCCGTCATGGACATCTCCGGCATCGGAGAACTTCGCGGAATATCGAGCACTGCCAGCCACATCCGAATCGGTGGCTTAACCACATGGACCGACGTGATTCGCGCTCCTCTTCCCCGCTGCTTCGATGCATTGAAGAGCGCAGCCCGTGAAGTCGGTTCAGTGCAGATCCAGAACCGGGGCACGGTTGCCGGAAATCTATGCAACGCCTCTCCGGCTGCCGACGGAGTGCCTCCTCTGCTCGCTCTGGATGCGGAAATAGAACTGACGTCGAGTGCGGCAACACGTCGCATGCCGTTGGCGGAGTTCCTTGTGGGGAACCGGAAGACACTCCGTCGCGGGGACGAACTGCTGACGGCAATCTGGATTCCGCGCACGATCGAGGAGGCGCATTCGTCATTCCTGAAACTGGGAGCGCGACGCTATCTGGTGATTTCCATCTCGATGGTGGCAGCGATCATTTCCACCATAGGCGGCCGAGTCGAAACAGCTCGCATCGCAGTTGGATCGTGCTCGGCGGTCGCTAGACGGCTACATAAGTTGGAAAGCGATTTGTCAGGCGCTTCTGTGCGCGATGGACTGAGCGCGCTTGTGACGCCGGCGCACCTCGCTCCGCTTTCTCCGATCGCCGACGTTCGGGCCACCGCTGAATATCGCCTCGATGCGTCTCTGACTCTGGCAAAACGCGCCCTTGATGCCTGCGTGGAGACCCGCTGA